Proteins encoded within one genomic window of Halocatena marina:
- a CDS encoding arginine--tRNA ligase, with translation MLQVLRDRLTEDMTAILTQWDCEGVIGSNLIEINEYEEGNGDRAGEKGLLATPIAYQLASERERSPADIAVELADAFRNREEISGIESIEAVDGYVNFYVDEDELTTRTLERILESESAYGQVADSKAAFFEFSSPNIAKPLHIGHLRNTILGDVLGTILETRGYDLVRDNHIGDWGVQFGHLLSEYEKAIENGEDVAERFDADPIDCLLELYQRYGRHEAELENAGREEDLERVRERGRKYFARLEAGEKPLRERWERFHAASCDRFESIYDRLGVTFDTWHGESFYVTEAWTNRLRVQAYERDVAVETANGAYVIPIYDGDCTNVTDPERADVCTDTPDEISSEEDDPEYEAFVLLKRDGTTTYGMRDLATIAYRTEQYDELFYVVGSEQRDYFQQLFAAARKFGYTDARFTHVDYGLIDLPDGSMSTREGRLITAKEVLDQVHDRAFNVVRENNPSLDETTASKIAEGVTLGTVRFENIAKRRTKNTTFDIEQATALDGDTGPYVQYAATRGVNILRKADSDVPDSSDVTTQPLNEYDHQLAVQLARYPLVLQRCEERYDPAPLAQYLLDLAKSFNKFYHENRVLDAAKARERRLILVAATVHVFESAFEITGIPMLEQM, from the coding sequence ATGCTGCAGGTTCTGCGCGATCGTCTCACTGAGGACATGACAGCGATACTCACCCAATGGGACTGCGAAGGGGTGATTGGATCCAATCTGATTGAAATCAACGAGTACGAGGAAGGCAATGGAGACAGAGCGGGAGAGAAAGGTCTTCTGGCAACGCCTATTGCCTACCAGCTCGCTTCGGAGCGTGAGAGATCACCGGCCGACATCGCAGTTGAACTCGCTGATGCGTTCCGAAATCGAGAGGAAATTTCTGGGATAGAATCGATCGAAGCTGTCGATGGATACGTCAATTTCTACGTTGACGAGGACGAGCTCACCACCCGTACGCTCGAACGAATTCTCGAATCAGAGTCGGCGTACGGTCAGGTGGCTGATTCGAAAGCGGCGTTTTTCGAGTTCTCTTCGCCGAACATCGCTAAGCCGCTGCATATCGGCCACCTTCGCAACACCATCCTCGGAGATGTACTGGGGACTATTCTAGAGACACGAGGATACGATCTCGTTCGTGACAATCACATCGGCGATTGGGGCGTCCAGTTCGGCCATCTCCTCTCCGAATACGAGAAGGCCATCGAGAACGGAGAAGACGTTGCAGAACGATTTGATGCGGATCCGATCGACTGTCTATTGGAGCTCTACCAGCGCTACGGACGCCACGAAGCCGAACTCGAAAACGCGGGCCGTGAGGAGGATCTTGAGCGGGTACGCGAGCGGGGTCGGAAGTACTTCGCCCGGCTCGAAGCGGGTGAAAAGCCATTGCGAGAGCGATGGGAACGGTTCCACGCTGCAAGCTGTGATCGGTTCGAGTCGATATACGATCGGCTCGGTGTCACCTTCGATACATGGCACGGTGAGAGCTTCTACGTCACCGAGGCATGGACGAACCGGCTCCGGGTACAGGCATACGAACGGGACGTCGCTGTCGAAACGGCCAACGGTGCGTACGTCATCCCAATCTACGACGGTGATTGTACGAACGTTACTGACCCAGAGCGTGCTGATGTCTGCACTGACACTCCTGACGAGATCTCATCCGAGGAGGACGACCCTGAGTACGAAGCGTTCGTGCTTTTGAAACGCGACGGAACCACGACGTACGGAATGCGGGATCTCGCTACGATAGCCTACCGCACCGAGCAGTATGACGAACTGTTCTACGTCGTCGGGAGCGAACAGCGAGACTATTTCCAACAGCTGTTCGCCGCTGCCAGAAAATTCGGCTACACTGACGCTCGATTCACTCACGTCGATTACGGGCTGATCGATCTTCCTGACGGAAGCATGTCGACGCGCGAAGGAAGACTCATCACTGCAAAAGAAGTCCTCGATCAGGTTCACGATCGTGCGTTCAATGTGGTTCGTGAAAACAACCCGTCGCTGGACGAGACTACAGCGAGTAAGATCGCAGAGGGTGTTACGCTCGGAACCGTCCGCTTCGAGAACATTGCCAAACGACGAACCAAGAACACCACGTTCGACATCGAACAGGCAACAGCACTCGACGGCGACACTGGTCCGTACGTCCAGTACGCAGCAACACGGGGTGTGAATATCCTCCGTAAAGCCGACAGCGACGTTCCGGATTCGAGTGATGTGACCACTCAGCCGTTGAACGAGTACGATCACCAGCTCGCTGTTCAATTGGCACGCTACCCGCTCGTCCTCCAACGCTGTGAGGAACGATACGATCCTGCACCGCTTGCACAGTATCTTCTCGATCTGGCGAAAAGCTTCAACAAGTTCTATCACGAAAACCGTGTTCTCGACGCAGCAAAAGCACGTGAACGGCGGTTGATACTCGTCGCAGCGACCGTTCACGTGTTCGAATCTGCCTTCGAAATCACCGGGATCCCGATGCTAGAGCAGATGTGA
- a CDS encoding CDP-2,3-bis-(O-geranylgeranyl)-sn-glycerol synthase, with product MLEVIVTALWVMLPAYVPNNAAVLFGGGRPIDGGRMYKGKRLLGDGKTWRGTAGGTLAGILVAVVLNVIVSFLRAGDFLPVFPRSVVVMLPFGAMLGDLLASFFKRRLGRERGVAVPGLDQLDFVVGALLLVVLVAPNWFGEVFTLPVIAVILVVTPILHLSMNIAAYQIGWKNEPY from the coding sequence ATGTTGGAGGTAATCGTCACTGCTCTCTGGGTTATGCTACCGGCATATGTTCCTAACAATGCAGCTGTGTTATTCGGTGGAGGGCGCCCTATCGATGGTGGTCGAATGTACAAGGGAAAGCGTCTTCTCGGAGATGGCAAGACGTGGCGTGGGACAGCAGGCGGAACGTTGGCTGGAATACTCGTTGCGGTTGTCCTCAACGTGATCGTGTCATTCCTGCGTGCTGGGGATTTTCTCCCAGTGTTTCCGCGTTCAGTCGTGGTGATGCTCCCGTTCGGTGCGATGCTCGGAGATCTGCTCGCGTCGTTCTTCAAACGTCGCCTCGGACGTGAGCGAGGCGTTGCCGTACCGGGACTCGATCAGCTCGATTTCGTCGTTGGCGCACTCCTTCTCGTTGTGCTCGTCGCCCCAAACTGGTTTGGTGAGGTCTTTACGCTGCCTGTGATCGCCGTTATACTAGTAGTCACTCCGATACTCCACCTGAGCATGAACATCGCGGCGTATCAAATTGGCTGGAAAAACGAACCGTACTGA
- a CDS encoding TIGR00730 family Rossman fold protein: protein MNSICVYCGSSLGQSSVYAERATDFADELIERDLALVYGGASVGIMGTVADAVLDAGGEAIGVIPKALEAKEVTHTGLTELHVVESMHARKQTMVDLADGFVALPGGLGTVEEIFEVLTWAQLGFHEYPCGFLNIDGYYDMLTAFLDHATSEEFVKPIHREMVVVEPTPETLLDAFASYEPTHVKKWIDREET from the coding sequence ATGAACTCTATCTGTGTCTACTGTGGATCGAGTTTGGGCCAATCTTCGGTGTACGCAGAGCGTGCCACTGATTTCGCCGATGAACTCATTGAACGTGATCTCGCGCTCGTATACGGCGGCGCAAGCGTCGGCATCATGGGAACCGTTGCAGATGCGGTCCTCGATGCTGGTGGTGAGGCGATCGGGGTCATTCCGAAGGCACTCGAAGCAAAGGAAGTCACCCACACGGGGCTCACAGAACTCCACGTCGTCGAGTCGATGCACGCCCGTAAGCAGACGATGGTGGACCTCGCCGACGGATTCGTCGCTCTCCCGGGTGGACTCGGAACCGTCGAGGAAATATTCGAGGTACTGACGTGGGCACAACTCGGGTTTCACGAATACCCGTGCGGTTTTCTGAACATCGATGGCTACTACGATATGCTAACCGCGTTTCTCGATCACGCTACCTCGGAGGAATTCGTCAAACCGATCCACCGTGAGATGGTCGTCGTGGAACCGACACCGGAGACGTTACTCGATGCGTTTGCATCCTACGAACCAACCCACGTCAAGAAGTGGATTGATCGGGAAGAGACATAG
- a CDS encoding DUF726 domain-containing protein, which produces MGRDESAQKPSGSVSRRRLLKSAGLAVVGATGLTAMSSPAAAGDGECPYTYPSCPSWLGEVEPENWSFHEWPWGTESLTIFIHGFTNQNGGRDYAYEIYRNLTDSGYNGNVTACDWNAGDSWDDWYSAKNHAIEAGQDLAEILDYYGLTEDHGVTVNLVAHSLGGKMALECVRGLHGTYGHTINSVNLFGAAVWDEQPGERFYDGILYGTNETHNYYSENDDTLGDIYQAAEFGRHACGYTGGTGGEPYNWYEHDMTSRIHHHCEYMDYNDGCVWYIDDDLV; this is translated from the coding sequence ATGGGTAGAGACGAGAGCGCACAGAAACCATCCGGCTCAGTAAGCAGGCGACGGCTGTTGAAATCCGCTGGACTGGCGGTCGTTGGGGCAACTGGTCTTACGGCAATGAGCAGTCCAGCAGCCGCCGGAGACGGCGAGTGTCCGTACACCTATCCGAGCTGTCCGTCGTGGCTCGGAGAGGTAGAACCAGAGAACTGGAGCTTCCACGAGTGGCCGTGGGGGACCGAGAGTCTGACCATCTTCATTCACGGCTTCACGAACCAGAACGGCGGTCGTGACTACGCATACGAGATCTACCGAAATCTCACGGACAGCGGATATAACGGCAACGTCACGGCCTGTGATTGGAACGCCGGCGACTCATGGGACGATTGGTACTCAGCGAAAAATCACGCGATCGAAGCTGGTCAAGATCTCGCCGAGATTCTTGACTACTACGGCTTGACGGAGGATCACGGCGTTACGGTGAATCTCGTTGCTCACTCCCTCGGTGGGAAGATGGCGCTCGAATGTGTTCGGGGGCTGCATGGAACGTATGGTCACACCATCAACTCGGTCAACCTGTTCGGTGCTGCCGTGTGGGACGAACAGCCCGGTGAACGATTTTACGACGGTATTCTGTACGGTACCAACGAAACGCACAACTACTACAGTGAGAACGACGACACCCTCGGAGACATCTATCAGGCTGCCGAATTCGGACGCCACGCGTGTGGGTACACCGGTGGCACGGGTGGTGAACCCTACAACTGGTACGAACACGACATGACGTCACGAATTCATCACCACTGCGAGTACATGGATTACAACGATGGCTGTGTCTGGTACATCGACGACGATCTCGTATAG
- a CDS encoding ORC1-type DNA replication protein, with protein MPDDEMLSWDETVFRDEHVFEIDYVPETFLHREDQTRQLQYALRPAVRGSRPLNAMVRGPSGTGKTTSLQLLSSELRTHTNVNVSHVNCQVDSTRYAVFSRLFEDMFEYEPPTSGISFKKLFGQITDRLVDEDEVLAVALDDVNYLFYEGEASDTLYSLLRAHEAHTGAKIGVILVSSDLDLEIIDELDTRVQSVFRPEEVYFPRYDEPEIVDILSERVDRGFHDGVAGSEILNRVAELTAETGGDLRVGIDLLRRAGLNAEMRASTTVELEDVERAFDKSKYVHLSRHLRNLTDSEIALVRTIAEHDGERAGDVYESFEKRTDLGYTRYSELINKLDQLNIIDAEYTSVDGRGRSRKLSLAYDEDAVLERID; from the coding sequence ATGCCGGATGATGAGATGCTGTCTTGGGACGAGACCGTGTTCCGGGACGAACACGTCTTCGAAATCGACTACGTGCCCGAGACGTTTCTCCACCGGGAGGATCAGACGCGGCAGCTCCAGTACGCCCTCCGTCCTGCTGTCCGCGGCTCACGCCCGCTGAACGCGATGGTGCGCGGGCCGTCTGGTACCGGAAAAACAACATCACTCCAGTTGCTCTCCTCGGAACTTCGAACACACACGAACGTGAACGTCTCGCACGTGAACTGCCAGGTTGATTCAACTCGGTATGCGGTCTTCTCGCGGCTGTTCGAGGATATGTTCGAGTACGAACCGCCCACAAGCGGTATTTCCTTTAAGAAACTCTTCGGGCAGATTACGGATCGCCTCGTCGACGAGGATGAGGTGCTTGCTGTCGCACTCGATGATGTCAACTATCTCTTCTACGAGGGAGAGGCGTCCGATACGCTCTATTCGTTATTACGCGCCCACGAAGCACACACCGGCGCAAAGATCGGCGTTATCCTCGTTTCTTCTGATCTCGATCTCGAAATCATCGACGAACTCGATACGCGTGTCCAAAGCGTCTTCCGACCCGAGGAAGTGTACTTCCCGAGATACGACGAGCCAGAAATCGTCGATATACTGAGCGAACGCGTCGATCGCGGCTTCCACGACGGTGTCGCTGGCTCGGAGATATTGAATCGCGTTGCAGAGCTCACTGCCGAGACCGGCGGCGATCTTCGTGTTGGCATCGACCTCCTCCGTCGGGCGGGTCTCAACGCCGAGATGCGAGCGAGCACCACGGTCGAACTCGAAGACGTCGAACGCGCGTTCGATAAGTCGAAATACGTCCATCTCTCGCGCCACCTCCGGAATCTCACTGATTCCGAAATCGCCCTCGTCAGAACAATCGCAGAGCACGACGGCGAACGAGCAGGAGACGTCTACGAATCATTCGAAAAGCGGACTGATCTCGGATACACCCGCTACTCCGAACTCATCAACAAGCTCGATCAGCTCAACATCATCGATGCAGAATATACGAGTGTCGACGGTCGAGGACGATCACGGAAATTATCGCTCGCGTACGACGAGGACGCAGTGCTCGAACGGATTGATTGA
- the folP gene encoding dihydropteroate synthase: protein MEYYEAANFLFDLQRYPPRRGTDATRALLGELGDPHDELTCIQIAGSNGKGSTARMVEQVLRETGLDVGLFTSPHLSDVRERVRVNGRKITKRSLTEFIDTVREYVLDAASRGEAPTFFETNTALALWEFARQEVDIAVLEVGIGGRYDATSVVDPVASAVTSVTLEHTEMLGETVEEIARDKAHVAGEQPLVTTETGSTLDAIREVAGEVVTVGNAEDVDIRAHYDGRDGLSSTVSLSGPDWSIEASLPQLGAHQSLNAGVTAALCRQVADVENSDLVRGLENAHWPGRFEVMGREPLVVLDGAHNPGGCATAATTLAEFDYDNLHLVFGAMSDKDHERMVDALPEPTNVYACEPATDRAEDADVLARTFEGTNDPESTAAASDSPDVTVIRSVETAIETAIEASGPDDCVLVAGSLYAVSEARERWVRTETPKRVTSIAEARATLDGADVTSAGVWRMRGKGVHCVLKVRVQPRQARYLKEELLSLGGECAISGIQSQQPRYLDVVLMGTLAQHKRLIEKLDGQPYGLAALAQDLKRALGIQIDTDANHYPWDDRVAVMGIVNVTPDSFHDGGEYNSTEAAIAHAEAMVEQDVDILDVGGESTRPGAAPVPVAEEIDRVVPVIEQLADLDVYVSVDTRRASVARAALDAGADIVNDVSGLGDPEMRHVVAEYDVPIVVMHSIETPVDPNTSIEYDDVVEDTIDALTERVLLAEKAGLEREQIIVDPGIGFGKSPQENFELLGRIDEFHALGCPVLFGHSHKSMFDHIDRSAGERLHATVAATAIAAERGADIVRVHDVPENVAAVRTQQAATNPDSR from the coding sequence ATGGAGTATTACGAGGCCGCAAACTTCCTCTTCGACCTCCAGCGCTACCCACCGCGCAGAGGGACGGACGCGACACGCGCGCTTCTCGGGGAGCTGGGCGATCCGCACGATGAACTCACGTGCATCCAGATCGCGGGGTCGAACGGGAAAGGAAGCACCGCGCGAATGGTAGAACAGGTGCTCCGCGAAACCGGTCTCGACGTGGGGTTGTTCACGTCTCCGCATCTGAGCGACGTGCGCGAGCGAGTCCGTGTGAACGGCCGCAAAATCACCAAGAGATCACTCACAGAGTTCATTGACACAGTCCGCGAGTACGTTCTCGATGCCGCGAGCCGTGGAGAGGCTCCGACGTTCTTCGAGACGAACACCGCGCTTGCGCTGTGGGAGTTCGCCCGTCAAGAGGTGGATATAGCCGTCTTGGAAGTGGGGATTGGCGGGCGCTACGATGCGACGAGTGTTGTCGATCCCGTCGCGAGCGCTGTCACGTCCGTGACGCTCGAACACACGGAGATGCTCGGTGAGACCGTCGAAGAGATCGCCCGTGATAAGGCCCACGTCGCCGGTGAGCAGCCGCTGGTGACCACTGAAACGGGATCGACCCTCGATGCGATTCGAGAGGTTGCGGGTGAGGTTGTCACCGTCGGTAATGCGGAAGATGTCGACATTCGAGCGCACTATGACGGTCGGGACGGGCTGAGCAGTACCGTCAGTCTCTCTGGCCCGGACTGGTCAATCGAGGCGTCACTTCCACAGCTCGGAGCACATCAGTCGCTGAATGCGGGCGTGACGGCAGCGCTCTGTCGACAGGTCGCCGATGTCGAGAACAGCGACCTCGTCCGAGGGTTGGAGAACGCACATTGGCCGGGCCGGTTCGAAGTGATGGGACGAGAGCCGTTGGTCGTTCTCGATGGGGCACACAACCCTGGCGGGTGCGCGACGGCAGCTACAACTCTTGCGGAGTTCGACTACGACAATCTCCATCTCGTTTTCGGTGCGATGAGCGATAAGGACCACGAGCGGATGGTCGATGCGCTTCCAGAGCCAACGAACGTCTACGCCTGTGAACCTGCCACAGATCGTGCAGAAGATGCCGACGTACTTGCCCGAACGTTCGAAGGTACGAACGACCCTGAGTCGACAGCTGCTGCTTCCGATTCGCCGGACGTTACTGTCATTCGGTCGGTCGAGACGGCGATCGAAACGGCGATCGAAGCTTCGGGACCCGATGACTGCGTGCTCGTGGCGGGATCACTGTACGCCGTCTCGGAAGCACGCGAGCGGTGGGTGCGGACGGAAACGCCAAAGCGTGTCACTTCGATTGCGGAAGCACGGGCCACACTCGACGGCGCGGATGTCACGTCGGCTGGTGTCTGGCGAATGCGCGGGAAGGGCGTTCATTGCGTGCTGAAAGTTCGCGTTCAGCCCCGACAAGCCCGGTATCTCAAAGAGGAGCTGCTCAGTCTCGGCGGCGAATGTGCGATCTCTGGCATCCAATCACAACAGCCGCGCTATCTCGATGTGGTGCTCATGGGAACGCTCGCACAGCACAAGCGGTTGATCGAAAAGCTCGACGGGCAGCCCTATGGCTTAGCCGCCCTCGCACAGGATCTCAAACGAGCGCTCGGAATCCAAATCGACACTGACGCCAACCACTACCCGTGGGATGACCGGGTCGCGGTGATGGGCATCGTCAACGTCACGCCCGACAGTTTCCACGACGGCGGCGAGTACAACTCAACCGAGGCCGCCATCGCTCACGCCGAAGCGATGGTCGAGCAGGACGTCGATATCCTCGATGTTGGTGGTGAAAGCACCCGACCTGGTGCGGCTCCGGTGCCCGTTGCAGAAGAGATCGACCGCGTTGTTCCGGTCATCGAGCAACTAGCGGATCTCGATGTATACGTCTCGGTTGATACGCGCAGGGCCAGTGTAGCGCGTGCTGCACTCGACGCCGGTGCGGACATCGTCAACGACGTGTCTGGACTCGGGGATCCAGAGATGCGCCACGTCGTGGCCGAATACGACGTTCCGATCGTTGTTATGCACAGCATCGAGACACCGGTCGATCCTAACACGTCGATCGAATACGATGATGTGGTTGAGGACACGATCGATGCGCTCACAGAGCGCGTTCTTCTCGCGGAAAAGGCGGGACTCGAACGTGAACAGATCATCGTTGATCCTGGGATAGGCTTTGGAAAATCACCACAGGAAAACTTCGAACTGCTCGGACGGATCGATGAGTTCCACGCTCTCGGTTGTCCCGTTCTCTTCGGTCACTCACACAAGTCGATGTTCGATCACATCGACCGGTCAGCGGGTGAACGCCTCCACGCGACCGTCGCAGCCACCGCGATCGCCGCAGAACGAGGAGCCGATATCGTCCGCGTCCACGATGTGCCAGAAAACGTCGCAGCCGTCCGAACCCAGCAGGCAGCGACCAATCCTGACAGTAGATGA
- a CDS encoding endonuclease MutS2, with the protein MDLETVPGVGATTAEQLAQLDDPERALREGDVAAIARAPQISDGRAARIARGAIRQRHDDHDEFLQTDRARELYQSVLGLLQERAVTNYAQKHLETLYPSTTRSRIDEVRSFVTEAVEREPAPEILDALAGVSPLESPSNLRVRERCLATSDAETYAQAEQTFPELSIELVEDARDLSELARGYSTVIAIDEAFAGLDLTGDVRVLPDAFDRIEEVVPERLLTFFASNRERLLAAATVHEKAAIEPPCDLDALRDCLERLTDEGTIAGDDELVQLQRALDDLDTAVSSAERVANDHLREAIQEQNVTIEGADLLSLVEQGARVDSLLERELADEFTAAIEAARSELLDILAVDDYDAIAERVFADDPTFPVERREEPVGRLQTELTAARDRRARRLKADLASDLADLREPVERLVSAALELDVELALSRFARDFDCTMPVFEDDADEVCSGFTIAGGRSTLLDVPFEAVEPVDYAVEGVALLSGVNSGGKTSTIDLVGLVVILAQMGLPVPAEHVRLERFDALYYQEKNQGTLDAGAFETTLRSFGNLVHGAGNRLVLVDELESITEPGASAKIIAGILGALDEQGTTSVFVSHLAGEIRAAADIDVQIDGIEAVGLVDGELQVNRSPVKGRLARSTPELIVEKLAQESSAEGRFYDQLLAKFEE; encoded by the coding sequence ATGGACTTGGAGACCGTCCCGGGTGTCGGCGCAACGACCGCCGAACAGCTCGCCCAGCTCGACGATCCCGAGCGTGCGCTCCGGGAGGGTGATGTCGCCGCAATCGCCCGTGCACCACAGATTAGCGACGGTCGCGCGGCCCGTATCGCTCGTGGTGCTATTCGACAGCGACACGACGATCACGATGAGTTCCTTCAGACCGATCGTGCGCGCGAACTGTACCAATCAGTGCTCGGATTGCTTCAGGAACGTGCTGTTACGAACTACGCGCAAAAACACCTCGAAACGCTGTATCCGAGCACGACACGTTCGCGCATCGATGAGGTACGGTCGTTCGTGACTGAGGCTGTCGAGCGCGAGCCTGCCCCAGAGATACTCGATGCACTGGCTGGCGTTTCACCGCTGGAATCACCATCCAATCTTCGGGTGCGTGAGCGATGTCTTGCGACAAGTGACGCCGAGACCTACGCACAGGCAGAGCAGACATTTCCTGAGCTGAGCATCGAACTCGTCGAAGATGCCCGTGATCTGTCTGAACTCGCTCGGGGGTATTCGACAGTTATTGCAATCGATGAGGCGTTCGCCGGGCTCGATCTCACTGGTGACGTTCGAGTACTTCCTGATGCGTTCGACCGGATTGAGGAGGTCGTTCCCGAACGGCTGCTCACGTTTTTCGCATCGAATCGTGAACGGTTGCTCGCCGCTGCTACGGTCCATGAGAAAGCAGCGATCGAGCCACCGTGTGATCTTGATGCGCTTCGTGACTGTCTCGAACGGCTCACGGACGAAGGAACCATCGCTGGAGACGACGAGCTCGTCCAACTGCAGCGGGCCCTCGATGACCTCGATACCGCTGTTTCCAGCGCCGAACGTGTCGCAAACGATCATCTCCGCGAAGCGATTCAAGAGCAGAACGTTACGATAGAGGGAGCAGACCTTCTTTCTCTCGTCGAACAGGGTGCGCGGGTCGATTCGCTGCTTGAACGCGAACTCGCTGATGAGTTCACAGCAGCTATCGAAGCCGCCCGGTCCGAACTTCTCGATATACTCGCAGTCGATGATTACGACGCGATCGCAGAGCGGGTGTTCGCAGACGATCCGACGTTCCCTGTCGAACGACGAGAGGAACCGGTCGGACGTCTCCAGACGGAACTCACTGCAGCCCGCGATCGTCGTGCGAGGCGACTGAAGGCCGATCTCGCCTCTGATCTCGCCGATTTGCGCGAGCCAGTCGAGAGGCTTGTCAGTGCAGCACTCGAACTCGATGTAGAGCTCGCTCTCTCGCGGTTCGCCCGAGACTTCGATTGCACGATGCCCGTTTTCGAGGACGACGCTGACGAAGTGTGTAGTGGATTCACCATTGCGGGTGGACGCTCGACGCTTCTCGACGTTCCATTCGAGGCGGTTGAGCCAGTTGATTACGCTGTCGAGGGCGTTGCACTCCTCTCGGGCGTGAACAGCGGTGGCAAAACGTCGACCATTGATCTCGTCGGGCTGGTCGTGATTCTCGCACAGATGGGACTTCCTGTCCCTGCTGAGCACGTCCGTCTGGAACGGTTCGATGCGCTCTACTATCAGGAGAAAAATCAGGGAACGCTCGACGCTGGTGCGTTCGAGACGACGCTCCGTTCGTTTGGCAATCTCGTCCACGGAGCCGGGAACCGACTTGTTCTCGTCGATGAACTCGAGAGTATCACGGAACCAGGAGCGAGCGCGAAAATCATCGCTGGTATCCTCGGAGCGCTGGACGAACAAGGCACGACGAGCGTGTTCGTCTCACATCTCGCGGGAGAGATTCGCGCTGCTGCCGACATCGACGTGCAGATCGATGGGATCGAAGCTGTCGGACTCGTCGACGGAGAATTGCAAGTTAATCGATCACCCGTGAAAGGACGACTGGCTCGCTCAACACCCGAGCTCATCGTCGAAAAACTCGCCCAAGAGAGTAGTGCCGAGGGTCGGTTCTACGATCAGCTCCTGGCGAAATTCGAGGAGTGA